One Saccharopolyspora erythraea NRRL 2338 genomic region harbors:
- a CDS encoding AraC family transcriptional regulator has translation MSEDRQEPAHRRRVRHAPEAPTALRYLPAGSGVDAHRHDDHQIVYAGRGVLAVTTEAGSWIAPATRAVWVPAGTVHEHRAYGETDLHTVGLPTTDNPLRLSSPAVIAVGSLLRELILAYTAGEHHDDGERSRMRAVLLDQLRHAPRQPIRLPAARDPRLAAVCAILDDDPADPRTLSALGAQVGASDRTLSRLFRAEMGMTFPQWRTQLRLHHALRMLAEGSAVTEVARRSGWATTSAFIDVFRRAFGHTPGSRRTLR, from the coding sequence GTGTCGGAAGACCGCCAGGAGCCCGCGCACCGCAGGCGGGTGCGCCACGCACCGGAGGCGCCCACCGCGCTCAGGTACCTGCCCGCCGGCTCGGGCGTGGACGCGCATCGGCATGACGATCACCAGATCGTCTACGCCGGACGCGGCGTGCTGGCGGTGACCACCGAGGCCGGCAGCTGGATCGCGCCCGCGACCCGGGCGGTCTGGGTGCCCGCGGGAACGGTGCACGAGCACCGCGCCTACGGCGAAACGGACCTGCACACGGTGGGATTGCCGACGACCGACAACCCGTTGCGCCTGAGCAGCCCCGCGGTCATCGCCGTCGGATCGCTGCTGCGGGAGCTGATCCTGGCCTACACCGCCGGCGAGCACCACGACGACGGCGAGCGGTCGCGGATGCGCGCCGTGCTGCTCGACCAGCTCCGGCACGCTCCGCGGCAACCGATCCGCCTCCCGGCCGCCCGGGACCCGCGGCTGGCGGCCGTCTGCGCGATCCTCGACGACGATCCCGCCGACCCGCGCACCCTCTCCGCGCTGGGGGCCCAGGTCGGGGCGAGCGACCGCACGCTGAGCCGGCTCTTCCGCGCCGAGATGGGCATGACGTTCCCGCAGTGGCGAACCCAGCTGCGTCTGCACCACGCGCTGCGGATGCTCGCCGAGGGCAGCGCGGTCACCGAGGTCGCGCGCCGCAGCGGGTGGGCCACGACCAGTGCCTTCATCGACGTGTTCCGCCGCGCCTTCGGCCACACTCCCGGTTCCCGCCGGACGCTGCGCTGA
- a CDS encoding DUF6923 family protein, producing MVIRTAARSAVVVAVVALTSAPLVPEAAPAERCTMLRVHGDAPRAMSTLSAVELPSGARNPVRLLGHRVNAIGYSAVQGRVYGVAAGDRGGAFPDGGHVVTIDSSGRTADLGPLRGRHRFVAPSAGAVSGNRWYVRDHASLYTVDIDPGSPAYLRVVRAVSLHPWSWVDDFDVDPATGLLHGVTSAPVGRPLVVAIDPGDGSVDVVAEVRIASGREFGSAVFGPGDALYVTANAVRGRSRLYRVERDGSARLLDSGPPMANSDAAGCLAAVPPPPPPPPPPPTPEPVPPPPIPPPPPVPAPPPPPEPAPVPGVPPAADPPPAPSPPPPEPPPADPPTAPDRPLRPEREEEPEEQAHDTAEKRRWGLAALVLLLGAGAAARRVAR from the coding sequence ATGGTGATCCGAACCGCAGCCCGGTCGGCGGTCGTGGTGGCGGTGGTCGCGCTGACCTCCGCGCCGCTGGTGCCGGAGGCCGCCCCCGCTGAGCGGTGCACGATGCTGCGCGTGCACGGCGACGCGCCGAGGGCGATGTCGACGCTCTCGGCGGTGGAACTGCCATCCGGCGCGCGCAACCCGGTTCGCCTGCTCGGCCACCGGGTCAACGCGATCGGATACTCCGCCGTGCAGGGGCGGGTTTACGGCGTGGCGGCGGGGGACCGCGGTGGCGCCTTTCCGGACGGCGGTCACGTGGTGACCATCGACTCCTCGGGCCGGACCGCCGACCTGGGTCCGTTGCGGGGCCGGCACCGCTTCGTCGCCCCCAGTGCCGGTGCGGTCTCGGGAAACCGCTGGTACGTCCGCGACCACGCCTCGCTGTACACAGTGGACATCGATCCGGGCAGCCCGGCATACCTGCGAGTCGTGCGAGCGGTCTCGCTGCATCCCTGGTCGTGGGTGGACGACTTCGACGTCGATCCGGCCACCGGCCTGCTGCACGGCGTCACCTCGGCTCCCGTCGGTCGGCCGCTCGTGGTCGCCATCGACCCCGGTGACGGCAGCGTGGACGTGGTGGCCGAAGTCCGGATCGCGTCGGGCAGGGAGTTCGGTTCGGCGGTCTTCGGGCCCGGAGACGCGTTGTACGTCACGGCGAACGCGGTGCGCGGGCGAAGCCGGCTGTACCGCGTGGAGCGGGACGGCTCCGCGCGGCTGCTGGACTCGGGGCCGCCCATGGCGAATTCCGACGCGGCGGGCTGCCTGGCGGCCGTCCCGCCGCCACCTCCGCCGCCACCTCCGCCACCGACTCCGGAACCCGTACCTCCGCCGCCGATTCCGCCCCCGCCACCTGTGCCTGCACCTCCTCCGCCGCCGGAACCCGCGCCGGTTCCCGGTGTTCCTCCGGCCGCGGACCCGCCGCCGGCTCCGTCCCCGCCACCCCCTGAACCGCCTCCGGCGGACCCGCCGACCGCGCCGGACAGGCCGCTCAGACCCGAGCGCGAGGAGGAGCCGGAGGAGCAGGCGCACGACACCGCCGAAAAGCGCCGGTGGGGCCTGGCCGCGCTCGTCCTGCTGCTCGGGGCGGGCGCCGCCGCGCGCAGGGTGGCGCGCTGA
- a CDS encoding DUF4239 domain-containing protein codes for MSVYVSGSLWVAGAVLVAAAVAYMVRRFGQDEGRPGNNDAAGQVFTIVSGLHAVVVAFVLITLFDTVGSARDGAYEEAESLVAVSWAADSLPGPAGAEVRALGKQYADTVVRQEWPQMRAGADVTGPGWTQLDLLRDAVLRAEADGDWQEGRKSEATTRLEQVYEQRQERLNTAFDSGVVAVVWFVLIAGSVICVLLPNLFGGTRMFTHIIVVSTLAGVLTLLLFAIYQLQNPFGGGSWIEPDAFRWALARLG; via the coding sequence GTGAGCGTCTACGTGAGCGGTTCGCTCTGGGTGGCCGGCGCGGTGCTGGTGGCCGCCGCCGTGGCGTACATGGTCCGCCGGTTCGGCCAGGACGAGGGGCGGCCGGGCAACAACGACGCCGCCGGTCAGGTCTTCACCATCGTCAGCGGCCTGCACGCGGTGGTGGTCGCGTTCGTGCTGATCACCCTGTTCGACACGGTCGGTTCGGCTCGCGACGGCGCCTACGAGGAGGCCGAGAGCCTGGTGGCGGTCTCCTGGGCGGCGGACTCGCTGCCCGGTCCGGCCGGGGCCGAGGTGCGGGCGCTGGGCAAGCAGTACGCCGACACCGTCGTGAGGCAGGAATGGCCGCAGATGCGCGCCGGGGCCGACGTCACCGGACCCGGGTGGACCCAGCTCGACCTGCTGCGCGATGCGGTTCTGCGCGCCGAGGCCGACGGGGACTGGCAGGAGGGCCGCAAGTCCGAGGCGACCACCCGGCTCGAGCAGGTCTACGAGCAGCGCCAGGAGCGGCTCAACACCGCGTTCGACAGCGGGGTCGTGGCGGTGGTGTGGTTCGTGCTGATCGCGGGTAGCGTCATCTGCGTGCTGCTGCCGAACCTCTTCGGCGGCACCAGGATGTTCACCCACATCATCGTCGTGTCCACGCTGGCCGGGGTGCTGACGCTGCTGCTGTTCGCCATCTACCAGCTGCAGAACCCCTTCGGCGGCGGGTCGTGGATCGAGCCGGACGCCTTCCGGTGGGCGCTGGCCAGGCTCGGCTGA
- a CDS encoding helix-turn-helix domain-containing protein produces MKWNLRLVAAHRGIWKAGELQRKFAEAGLVISAGKMSNLWSGTPSSLKLGDLDAMCAALDCEVGDLLVAERSRPPVAGGEAAAGQGGGR; encoded by the coding sequence GTGAAGTGGAACCTGCGGTTGGTGGCGGCACATCGCGGTATCTGGAAGGCGGGTGAACTCCAGCGCAAGTTCGCCGAGGCCGGATTGGTGATTTCGGCCGGAAAGATGTCCAACCTGTGGTCGGGAACTCCGAGCAGCCTCAAACTCGGCGACCTCGACGCGATGTGCGCCGCGCTGGACTGCGAGGTCGGTGATCTGCTGGTCGCCGAGCGCAGCAGGCCGCCGGTGGCAGGCGGGGAGGCCGCCGCGGGACAGGGAGGCGGCCGGTGA
- a CDS encoding family 2B encapsulin nanocompartment shell protein, which yields MTATDPVTSGSDVENGRSQLSLGTAAARNLATTTKSAPQMQGITSRWLLRMLPWVHTPGGTYRVNRRLSYVIGDGRVTFTNTGAEIRVIPHELCELPLLRGFDDEDALTALADRFRQEEFEPGDVIAEAGNRADAVYLLAHGKVNKIGRGEYGDQTVLDVMADGEYFGAQVLGDGDSDWEYTIKAVTPCTVLSLHRDSLQELNGHSESLREHIQQALAGPSRPHNDAGEAAIEIASGHSGEPQLTGTYVDYELKPREYELSVAQTVLRVHSRVADLYNHPMNQVEEQLRLTIEALRERQENELVNNREFGLLHNADLKQRIHTRTGPPTPDDMDELLALVWKNPGFFLAHPRAIAAFGRECSKRGVYPQTVDMGGHQVPAWRGVPILPCNKIGVSDTRTSSIVLMRTGEQDQGVIGLHQTGLPDEYRPGLSVRFMGIDDKALISYLVSAYYSAAILVPDAVGVLEHVEIGREG from the coding sequence GTGACTGCAACGGATCCGGTCACGTCAGGTTCGGACGTGGAAAACGGGCGTTCCCAGCTGAGCCTGGGTACGGCCGCGGCGCGGAACCTGGCAACCACGACCAAGTCCGCTCCGCAGATGCAGGGCATCACCTCGCGTTGGCTCCTGCGCATGCTGCCCTGGGTGCACACCCCCGGCGGGACCTACCGGGTCAACCGCCGGCTGAGCTACGTCATCGGCGACGGCAGGGTCACCTTCACCAACACCGGCGCCGAGATCCGGGTCATCCCCCACGAGCTGTGCGAGCTGCCGCTGCTGCGCGGATTCGACGACGAGGACGCGCTCACCGCGCTGGCCGACCGGTTCCGCCAGGAGGAGTTCGAGCCCGGTGACGTGATCGCCGAGGCGGGCAACCGGGCGGACGCCGTCTACCTGCTGGCGCACGGGAAGGTCAACAAGATCGGCAGGGGCGAGTACGGCGACCAGACCGTGCTCGACGTGATGGCCGACGGCGAGTACTTCGGCGCCCAGGTGCTGGGGGACGGCGACTCCGACTGGGAGTACACCATCAAGGCCGTCACGCCGTGCACCGTGCTGAGCCTGCACCGCGACTCCCTGCAGGAGCTCAACGGCCACTCGGAGTCGCTGCGCGAGCACATCCAGCAGGCGCTGGCGGGCCCGAGCCGCCCGCACAACGACGCCGGTGAGGCCGCCATCGAGATCGCCTCCGGCCACAGCGGCGAGCCGCAGCTCACCGGCACCTACGTCGACTACGAGCTCAAGCCCAGGGAGTACGAGCTCAGCGTCGCCCAGACCGTGCTGCGGGTGCACAGCCGGGTCGCCGACCTCTACAACCACCCGATGAACCAGGTCGAGGAACAGCTGCGGCTGACCATCGAGGCCCTGCGCGAACGCCAGGAGAACGAGCTGGTCAACAACCGCGAGTTCGGCCTGCTGCACAACGCCGACCTCAAGCAGCGCATCCACACCCGCACCGGCCCGCCCACGCCCGACGACATGGACGAGCTGCTGGCGCTGGTGTGGAAGAACCCCGGATTCTTCCTGGCCCACCCGCGCGCGATCGCGGCGTTCGGGCGCGAGTGCAGCAAGCGCGGCGTCTACCCGCAGACGGTCGACATGGGCGGCCACCAGGTACCGGCCTGGCGCGGGGTGCCCATCCTGCCGTGCAACAAGATCGGGGTCAGCGACACCCGCACCAGCTCCATCGTGCTCATGCGCACCGGCGAGCAGGACCAGGGCGTCATCGGCCTGCACCAGACCGGACTGCCCGACGAGTACCGGCCCGGCCTCTCGGTGCGGTTCATGGGCATCGACGACAAGGCGCTCATCTCCTACCTCGTCAGCGCCTACTACTCGGCGGCCATCCTCGTCCCGGACGCGGTGGGCGTGCTCGAACACGTCGAGATCGGCCGGGAAGGCTGA
- a CDS encoding terpene synthase family protein, producing the protein MPAPQQRQPYRLPAFYLPRPARLNPDLEAARARSRRWAEEMGMLGSRAEPEGEQVWTREDFDRHDYALLCAYAHPDASAPALELITGWYVWAFFFDDHFLARYKRTGDVDGARAHLLGLAELMPVGPSDAAPAATGPVERGLADLWVRTAPEVPARWLVRFAASTRELLENRLRELTGTSRCGVPNPVDHIAMRREAGGASWSAALVEYAAGSEVPDVVARSRPMRVLRDSFCDGVHLRNDIFSYPRETSEEGELGNGVLVVERFFDTDPQEAADTVNDLLTSRLHQFENVTLTELPAMFEEHGLSPVERADVLDYVKGLQDWQSGAHEWHLRSGRYAVPGGAEPREPRRFLSGPHGLGTSSSHLGSLLRTVRPGLPIPHGQLRYARIAVPAMSSPHPVRTNPQVGTVRAHAKEWARRMGMLDGSGVWTANVFDAADFGQFSAMAHPDSPGPELELVNDWHVWGWFFDDFFTEVFKRSRNRAGAEAFLARLPGFMPADTRRTPAPANPVERGLADLWARSTPVLAPRLRRRFPEHVRNFVGSWLWELDNLIQNRVSDPVDYLRMRRRTGGSAFRGALARHTLGAGLAPAVFDTPEMRALHENWADVGPLRNDLFSYHKEVDRETEVTNGVLAVQRFFDCGLQQAAAVVADLAEVRLRRFTAVAEQELPALAHRFEPGRAPREELDRYVRGLHDWLAGELAWSQVTGRYREPSVSAVGADLPAAPLGITGAAG; encoded by the coding sequence ATGCCGGCCCCCCAGCAGCGGCAGCCGTACCGGCTGCCCGCGTTCTACCTGCCCCGGCCCGCGCGGCTGAACCCGGACCTCGAAGCCGCCCGGGCCCGGTCCCGGCGGTGGGCCGAGGAGATGGGCATGCTCGGCTCCCGGGCGGAGCCCGAGGGTGAGCAGGTCTGGACGCGGGAGGACTTCGACCGGCACGACTACGCGTTGCTGTGCGCCTACGCGCACCCGGACGCGAGCGCTCCCGCGCTGGAGCTGATCACCGGCTGGTATGTCTGGGCCTTCTTCTTCGACGACCACTTCCTGGCCCGCTACAAGCGGACCGGGGACGTCGACGGAGCGCGGGCCCACCTGCTGGGGCTGGCCGAGCTCATGCCCGTGGGGCCCTCGGACGCCGCCCCCGCCGCGACCGGTCCGGTCGAGCGGGGCCTGGCGGACCTGTGGGTCCGCACGGCTCCGGAGGTGCCGGCGCGGTGGCTGGTCCGGTTCGCCGCGAGCACGCGGGAGCTCCTGGAGAACCGCCTCCGGGAGCTGACCGGCACCAGCCGGTGCGGGGTGCCCAACCCGGTCGACCACATCGCGATGCGCCGCGAGGCGGGCGGCGCGTCGTGGTCGGCCGCACTGGTGGAGTACGCCGCCGGTTCCGAGGTGCCCGACGTGGTGGCGCGCAGCAGGCCGATGCGCGTGCTGCGGGACAGCTTCTGCGACGGCGTGCACCTGCGCAACGACATCTTCTCCTACCCGCGCGAAACCAGCGAGGAGGGCGAGCTCGGCAACGGGGTTCTCGTGGTCGAGCGGTTCTTCGACACCGACCCGCAGGAGGCCGCCGACACCGTCAACGACCTGCTGACCTCGCGGCTGCACCAGTTCGAGAACGTCACGCTCACCGAGCTGCCCGCGATGTTCGAGGAGCACGGGCTGAGCCCGGTGGAGCGCGCCGACGTGCTGGACTACGTCAAAGGGCTGCAGGACTGGCAGTCCGGCGCTCACGAGTGGCACCTGCGCTCCGGCCGGTACGCCGTTCCCGGCGGAGCGGAACCGCGGGAACCACGGCGTTTCCTCAGCGGGCCGCACGGACTCGGCACGTCGTCGTCGCACCTCGGTTCGCTGCTTCGGACCGTGCGGCCGGGGCTGCCGATACCGCACGGCCAGCTCAGGTACGCCCGGATCGCGGTGCCGGCGATGAGCTCGCCGCATCCCGTGCGGACCAACCCGCAGGTCGGCACCGTTCGCGCCCACGCCAAGGAGTGGGCGCGCCGGATGGGCATGCTCGACGGTTCCGGGGTGTGGACGGCGAACGTCTTCGACGCGGCCGACTTCGGCCAGTTCTCGGCGATGGCGCACCCGGACTCGCCCGGTCCGGAACTCGAGCTGGTCAACGACTGGCACGTCTGGGGGTGGTTCTTCGACGACTTCTTCACCGAGGTGTTCAAGCGCAGCAGGAACCGGGCCGGAGCGGAGGCGTTCCTGGCCCGGCTGCCCGGCTTCATGCCCGCCGACACCCGGCGCACGCCCGCGCCGGCCAACCCGGTGGAACGCGGCCTCGCCGACCTGTGGGCCCGCAGCACGCCCGTGCTGGCCCCGCGGCTGCGGCGCCGGTTCCCGGAGCACGTGCGGAACTTCGTCGGCAGCTGGCTGTGGGAGCTGGACAACCTGATCCAGAACCGCGTCAGCGACCCGGTGGACTACCTGCGGATGCGGCGCCGGACCGGCGGGTCGGCCTTCCGCGGCGCGCTGGCCCGGCACACCCTCGGTGCCGGGCTCGCGCCCGCGGTGTTCGACACGCCGGAAATGCGCGCGCTGCACGAGAACTGGGCCGATGTCGGCCCGCTGCGCAACGACCTGTTCTCCTACCACAAGGAAGTCGACCGGGAAACCGAGGTCACCAACGGAGTCCTGGCCGTGCAACGGTTCTTCGACTGCGGCCTGCAGCAGGCGGCGGCCGTCGTCGCCGATCTCGCCGAGGTGCGGCTGCGCCGGTTCACCGCCGTCGCCGAGCAGGAGTTGCCCGCGCTGGCCCACCGGTTCGAGCCGGGCCGGGCACCGCGAGAAGAACTCGACCGCTACGTCAGGGGCCTGCACGACTGGCTCGCCGGCGAGCTCGCGTGGTCGCAGGTGACCGGCCGGTACCGGGAGCCGTCGGTGAGCGCGGTCGGCGCCGACCTGCCGGCCGCCCCGCTCGGCATCACCGGTGCGGCCGGTTGA